A stretch of the Streptomyces sp. NBC_00654 genome encodes the following:
- the hisG gene encoding ATP phosphoribosyltransferase has product MLRIAVPNKGSLSGPAMAMLHEAGYQQRKESKELVLVDPENEVEFFYLRPRDIAIYVSSGRLDIGVTGRDLLLDSGADAEEILQLGFARSTFRYATRPGTAHGPQDFDGMTIATSYEGIVAKHLADAGVNASVVHLDGAVETAIELGVAQVIADVVETGTSLRNAGLEVIGEPIMTSEAVVIRRTGAPADDPKVQQFLRRLQGVLVARSYVMMDYDCRVEHLERAVALTPGLESPTISPLHHEGWVAVRSMVAAKEAQRIMDDLYELGARAILTTAIHACRL; this is encoded by the coding sequence ATGCTGCGCATCGCCGTCCCCAACAAGGGTTCACTCTCCGGGCCTGCGATGGCGATGCTCCATGAGGCCGGATACCAGCAGCGCAAGGAGTCCAAGGAACTCGTTCTCGTCGACCCTGAGAACGAGGTCGAGTTCTTCTACCTGCGGCCCCGCGACATCGCGATCTACGTCAGCTCCGGCCGGCTCGACATCGGCGTCACCGGACGTGACCTGCTGCTGGACTCCGGCGCCGACGCCGAGGAGATCCTCCAGCTCGGCTTCGCCCGCTCCACCTTCCGTTACGCCACCAGGCCCGGCACCGCCCACGGCCCGCAGGACTTCGACGGCATGACGATCGCCACGTCCTACGAGGGCATCGTCGCCAAGCACCTGGCCGACGCGGGCGTCAACGCCTCCGTCGTCCACCTCGACGGCGCCGTCGAGACCGCCATCGAGCTCGGGGTCGCCCAGGTCATCGCCGATGTGGTGGAGACCGGAACCAGCCTGCGCAACGCCGGACTCGAAGTGATCGGCGAGCCGATCATGACGTCGGAGGCCGTGGTCATCCGGCGGACCGGCGCCCCCGCGGACGACCCGAAGGTGCAGCAGTTCCTGCGCCGCCTCCAGGGCGTCCTGGTCGCCCGCTCCTACGTGATGATGGACTACGACTGCCGCGTCGAGCACCTGGAGCGCGCGGTGGCCCTCACTCCGGGCCTGGAGTCGCCGACCATCTCCCCGCTGCACCACGAGGGCTGGGTCGCCGTCCGTTCCATGGTCGCCGCCAAGGAGGCGCAGCGGATCATGGACGACCTGTACGAGCTCGGTGCCCGCGCCATCCTCACCACGGCCATCCACGCCTGCCGTCTCTGA
- a CDS encoding hemolysin family protein yields the protein MTTPLLLLSAAFLLILANGFFVAAEFGLVTVERPDAERAAAEGDRRARTVVEALRELSFQLSGTQLGITITSLVVGMLAEPALAQLLAGPLTAAGLPEGAAPGVSVVIGMLLAAAVQMVIGELVPKNWAVSRPLQVARFVAGPQHLFSAVLRPVITALNTVANRLVRLLGVEPTDELASARTPGELVSLARHSARAGTLEQDTADLFVRTLSLAGLTAQHVMTPRVRVSALQSSATAADVLNLTRATGLSRFPVYRDRIDEVVGMVHLKDALAVPARERLRTQAGRIAVPPLLVPESLPVEQLLQRLRNEQPIAVVVDEYGGTAGVVTLEDIIEELVGEVRDEHDAEGDDRPELATAVGDDGRTVWDAEGSCRVLTLRRIGLEVPDGPYETVAGLVADLLGRIPAPGDRAELPGWRISVRQVGHYRAEQVRFTRTPDPAGTAAAAAPSARGLLEAVR from the coding sequence ATGACCACCCCCCTGCTGCTTCTGAGCGCGGCATTCCTTCTCATCCTCGCCAACGGATTCTTCGTGGCAGCCGAATTCGGGCTCGTCACCGTGGAGCGGCCGGACGCCGAACGCGCGGCCGCCGAGGGCGACCGCCGGGCCCGTACTGTCGTCGAAGCCCTGCGAGAACTCTCCTTCCAGCTCTCCGGCACCCAGCTCGGCATCACCATCACCTCGCTGGTCGTCGGCATGCTCGCCGAACCGGCACTGGCCCAGCTGCTCGCCGGACCCCTCACCGCGGCCGGACTGCCCGAAGGCGCCGCCCCCGGCGTCAGCGTGGTCATCGGCATGCTGCTCGCCGCAGCCGTCCAGATGGTGATCGGCGAACTCGTACCGAAGAACTGGGCGGTCTCCAGACCGCTCCAGGTCGCCCGCTTCGTCGCCGGACCCCAGCACCTCTTCTCGGCCGTGCTGCGGCCCGTGATCACCGCACTGAACACCGTCGCCAACCGGCTGGTGCGGCTGCTGGGCGTCGAGCCCACCGACGAGCTGGCCTCCGCCCGTACCCCGGGCGAACTGGTCTCACTGGCCAGGCACTCGGCGCGGGCCGGCACCCTGGAACAGGACACCGCCGACCTCTTCGTCCGGACGCTGTCACTGGCGGGCCTCACCGCCCAGCATGTGATGACGCCCCGGGTGAGGGTGAGCGCCCTCCAGTCGTCGGCGACCGCGGCGGACGTCCTCAACCTCACCCGCGCCACCGGCCTCTCCCGCTTTCCCGTCTACCGGGACCGCATCGACGAGGTCGTCGGCATGGTCCATCTCAAGGACGCCCTCGCCGTCCCCGCCCGGGAGAGGCTGCGCACACAGGCCGGCCGGATCGCCGTACCACCGCTCCTGGTGCCGGAGAGCCTGCCCGTCGAACAGCTCCTCCAGCGACTGCGCAACGAGCAGCCGATCGCCGTCGTCGTCGACGAGTACGGCGGCACCGCCGGAGTCGTCACCCTTGAGGACATCATCGAGGAGCTCGTCGGCGAGGTCCGCGACGAGCACGACGCGGAGGGCGACGACCGGCCCGAGCTGGCCACCGCCGTCGGCGACGACGGCCGCACCGTCTGGGACGCCGAGGGCAGCTGCCGGGTCCTCACCCTGCGCCGGATAGGCCTGGAAGTACCCGACGGGCCGTACGAGACCGTGGCCGGACTGGTCGCCGATCTGCTCGGCCGCATCCCCGCCCCCGGGGACCGCGCCGAACTGCCCGGCTGGCGGATCTCCGTCCGTCAGGTCGGCCATTACCGCGCCGAACAGGTCCGCTTCACCCGCACGCCGGACCCGGCCGGGACGGCAGCGGCCGCGGCGCCCTCCGCACGAGGGCTGCTGGAGGCCGTGCGATGA
- a CDS encoding PH domain-containing protein yields the protein MSASAPRPEQPALPVTFRPTLTRVVLLAVGLAMFLVITVIALTLEKLNPGERTSFIFVAALFLGVLALLSRPKVVADDTGVTVVNLTRTRRLAWAEILRVNLRVGDPWVFLDLSDGTSLPALGIQPGMAKKQAIRDARALRVLAETHGTGADTATEND from the coding sequence ATGTCCGCGTCCGCGCCCCGGCCCGAACAGCCCGCCCTCCCGGTCACCTTCAGGCCCACCCTCACCCGGGTGGTCCTGCTGGCCGTGGGTCTGGCGATGTTCCTCGTCATCACCGTCATCGCCCTGACCCTGGAGAAGCTGAACCCGGGGGAGCGGACCAGCTTCATCTTCGTCGCCGCGCTGTTCCTCGGCGTCCTGGCCCTGCTCAGCAGGCCCAAGGTGGTCGCCGACGACACCGGCGTCACCGTCGTCAACCTCACCCGTACCCGCAGGCTGGCCTGGGCGGAGATCCTCCGCGTCAACCTGCGGGTCGGCGACCCCTGGGTCTTCCTCGACCTCAGCGACGGCACCAGCCTGCCCGCCCTCGGCATCCAGCCCGGAATGGCCAAGAAGCAGGCCATTCGCGACGCCCGTGCGCTGCGCGTCCTCGCCGAGACCCACGGCACCGGAGCGGACACCGCCACGGAGAACGACTGA
- the ribH gene encoding 6,7-dimethyl-8-ribityllumazine synthase, with protein MSGKGAPELSVRNCGDLRVAVVAAQWHEKIMDGLVDGALRALHELGIDEPTLLRVPGSFELPVVAKVLAGRGYDAIVALGVIIRGGTPHFEYVSQGVTVGLTQVTVDTGVPVGFGVLTCDTEEQALDRAGLEGSNEDKGHEAVTAAVATAATLRAVSEPWR; from the coding sequence ATGAGCGGCAAGGGCGCACCCGAACTGTCCGTACGCAACTGCGGTGACCTGCGGGTGGCCGTGGTCGCCGCGCAGTGGCACGAGAAGATCATGGACGGACTCGTCGACGGTGCCCTGCGCGCGCTGCACGAACTCGGCATCGACGAGCCGACCCTGCTCCGGGTCCCCGGCAGCTTCGAACTCCCCGTCGTCGCCAAGGTCCTCGCGGGCCGGGGCTACGACGCGATCGTCGCCCTCGGCGTCATCATCCGCGGCGGAACCCCCCACTTCGAGTACGTCTCCCAGGGCGTCACCGTCGGCCTCACCCAGGTCACCGTGGACACCGGGGTCCCGGTCGGATTCGGCGTCCTGACCTGTGACACGGAGGAGCAGGCACTGGACCGGGCCGGTCTCGAAGGGTCCAACGAGGACAAGGGCCACGAAGCGGTCACGGCGGCCGTCGCCACCGCCGCGACCCTGCGTGCCGTCAGCGAACCCTGGCGCTGA
- a CDS encoding phosphoribosyl-ATP diphosphatase, giving the protein MANKTFEELFAELQLKAADGDPSTSRTAELVDKGVHAIGKKVVEEAAEVWMAAEYEGKEAAAEEISQLLYHVQVMMVARGISLDDVYAHL; this is encoded by the coding sequence ATGGCGAACAAAACCTTCGAAGAGCTCTTCGCCGAGCTTCAGCTCAAGGCCGCCGACGGCGACCCCTCCACCTCCCGTACCGCCGAACTGGTGGACAAGGGAGTGCACGCCATCGGCAAGAAGGTCGTCGAGGAGGCGGCCGAGGTCTGGATGGCCGCCGAGTACGAGGGCAAGGAAGCCGCCGCCGAGGAGATCTCGCAGCTGCTGTACCACGTCCAGGTGATGATGGTCGCCCGCGGAATCTCCCTCGACGACGTCTACGCCCATCTCTGA
- a CDS encoding uridine kinase: MNDLTGPAGALRSLPPSCGPVRLVAIDGHAGSGKSTLAARLAAALGGAPVLHLDDFATHEQFFDWTDRLREQVLRPFSRGETARCTPYDWTARRFGPARTVEPAPVVLIEGVGAGRRALRPRLAALYWMEWDRAASWARGRHRDGPELSEFWDGWTAAEERHFADDPSRPFADALVRQLPEGYEWLPGPRTDAGMNRSVTQGEWLTGSC; the protein is encoded by the coding sequence ATGAACGACCTGACCGGCCCGGCCGGAGCCCTGCGCTCCCTGCCCCCTTCCTGCGGGCCGGTGCGGCTGGTCGCGATCGACGGACACGCGGGCTCGGGCAAGAGCACCCTCGCGGCCCGGCTCGCGGCGGCGCTCGGCGGCGCACCCGTACTGCACCTGGACGACTTCGCCACCCACGAACAGTTCTTCGACTGGACGGACCGGCTGCGCGAGCAGGTGCTCCGGCCGTTCTCGCGCGGGGAGACCGCCCGCTGTACCCCGTACGACTGGACCGCCCGGCGCTTCGGCCCGGCGCGGACGGTGGAGCCCGCGCCCGTCGTGCTGATCGAGGGGGTGGGGGCCGGCCGCCGGGCGCTGCGCCCGCGGCTTGCCGCGCTGTACTGGATGGAGTGGGACCGGGCCGCGTCCTGGGCGCGGGGCAGGCACCGCGACGGGCCGGAGCTCTCGGAGTTCTGGGACGGCTGGACCGCCGCCGAGGAGCGGCATTTCGCCGACGATCCCTCACGGCCCTTCGCCGATGCGCTGGTACGCCAGTTGCCCGAGGGGTACGAGTGGCTGCCGGGGCCTCGTACCGATGCAGGAATGAACCGTTCCGTCACCCAGGGTGAATGGCTTACGGGATCGTGCTGA
- a CDS encoding peptidase C39 family protein — translation MTRPTSRRTVLTAALAAAAGTGPVIAAGSATAAAPSSPRSPAPLAAVSDVDNRFWSTYTDWRCGSGDGTRAVAGRRPGLVIAAPAGRTDYTDPHTGRTTAWEYATWTSPVHRSTVPATEVIASWNADTPAGTWIQVELGGEYADGTTTPWFVMGRWAAGDGDIRRTSVDGQTDGRSSVWTDTFSVDDPASGLRLASYRLRATLHRTPGSRLTPTLWRLGAMASDVPDRFTVPASTPRLVRELPVPRYSQNVHVGEYPEYDNGGEAWCSPTSSQMIIEYWGRRATAEDLAWVKPGLADPQICHAARYTFDYQYEGCGNWPFNAAYAATYRDMSAAVTRLGSLTDVERLVRVGIPVITSQSFLKEELTGAGYGTSGHLMTVIGFTEQGDIVANDPASPDNPAVRRVYLRREWENIWLRTKRYDANGKVRSGTGGVCYLYWPAKPAPSQRRVLRSLGLA, via the coding sequence ATGACCAGACCGACTTCACGCAGAACCGTACTGACCGCCGCACTCGCCGCGGCGGCGGGCACCGGCCCGGTGATCGCCGCAGGCTCCGCGACGGCCGCGGCCCCTTCCTCCCCCCGATCCCCAGCACCCCTGGCGGCAGTCTCGGACGTGGACAACCGTTTCTGGAGCACCTACACCGACTGGCGCTGCGGCTCGGGGGACGGAACCCGTGCCGTGGCCGGCCGCAGGCCCGGTCTGGTGATCGCCGCCCCCGCCGGGCGCACCGACTACACCGACCCGCACACCGGGAGGACCACCGCCTGGGAGTACGCGACCTGGACCTCACCCGTCCACCGCTCCACCGTTCCGGCCACCGAGGTGATCGCCTCGTGGAACGCCGACACCCCGGCAGGCACCTGGATCCAGGTGGAGCTGGGCGGCGAGTACGCGGACGGCACCACGACGCCCTGGTTCGTCATGGGGCGCTGGGCGGCCGGCGACGGCGACATCCGGCGCACCTCCGTCGACGGCCAGACCGACGGCAGGAGCTCGGTGTGGACCGACACGTTCTCCGTGGACGACCCGGCGAGCGGGCTGCGGCTGGCCTCGTACCGGCTGCGGGCGACGCTCCACCGCACCCCGGGCAGCCGGCTCACCCCGACGCTGTGGCGGCTGGGCGCGATGGCCTCGGACGTCCCCGACCGGTTCACCGTCCCGGCCAGCACCCCCCGCCTCGTCCGCGAACTGCCGGTGCCGCGCTACTCGCAGAACGTCCACGTGGGGGAGTACCCCGAGTACGACAACGGCGGTGAGGCGTGGTGCAGCCCCACCTCCTCGCAGATGATCATCGAGTACTGGGGACGCAGGGCCACGGCGGAGGACCTCGCGTGGGTGAAGCCGGGCCTCGCCGACCCGCAGATCTGCCACGCGGCCCGGTACACCTTCGACTACCAGTACGAGGGGTGCGGCAACTGGCCCTTCAACGCCGCCTACGCCGCCACGTACCGGGACATGAGCGCGGCCGTCACCCGGCTCGGCTCGCTGACCGATGTGGAGCGGCTGGTCCGCGTGGGCATCCCCGTCATCACCTCCCAGTCCTTCCTCAAGGAGGAGCTGACCGGGGCGGGCTACGGGACCTCGGGCCATCTGATGACGGTGATCGGCTTCACCGAGCAGGGCGACATCGTCGCCAATGACCCCGCCTCGCCCGACAACCCCGCCGTGCGCCGCGTCTATCTGCGCCGTGAGTGGGAGAACATCTGGCTGCGTACGAAGCGGTACGACGCCAACGGCAAGGTCAGAAGCGGTACGGGAGGGGTCTGCTACCTCTACTGGCCCGCCAAGCCGGCACCGAGCCAGCGCCGCGTACTGCGCTCGCTCGGGCTGGCCTGA
- a CDS encoding nicotinamide mononucleotide transporter family protein: MSALTWLNSEAFTVLGQHIIWSDMIGNTIGVAALTLGWLRSIWTWPAQLLSGVVLVAANVSVHQAGSVGKQLVVIAVAVWGWQQWTRGRRQAQDGSIAVRFATWRERGYLIGGAALGTLAVGGLFTAFPSLSWSPWADAYIFAGTLVAMLAQARGMVEFWFAWLLVDLVGVPLNFHSGLAFSGLIYVVYGALVLWGMRDWWLRTRTPALEGATA, encoded by the coding sequence ATGAGCGCGCTCACCTGGCTGAACTCGGAGGCGTTCACCGTCCTCGGACAGCACATCATCTGGTCGGACATGATCGGCAACACGATCGGGGTGGCGGCGCTCACCCTCGGCTGGCTGCGCTCCATCTGGACCTGGCCCGCCCAGCTCCTCTCCGGCGTCGTCCTGGTCGCGGCCAATGTCTCCGTGCATCAGGCGGGCAGCGTCGGCAAGCAGCTGGTGGTCATCGCCGTCGCCGTCTGGGGCTGGCAGCAGTGGACCCGCGGGAGGCGGCAGGCCCAGGACGGCAGCATCGCCGTACGGTTCGCCACCTGGCGCGAGCGCGGCTACCTGATCGGCGGCGCGGCCCTCGGCACCCTGGCCGTCGGCGGTCTCTTCACCGCGTTCCCGTCGCTGTCCTGGAGTCCGTGGGCGGACGCCTACATCTTCGCGGGCACGCTCGTGGCGATGCTCGCCCAGGCACGCGGCATGGTCGAGTTCTGGTTCGCCTGGCTCCTGGTCGACCTGGTCGGCGTACCGCTCAATTTCCACAGCGGACTCGCCTTCTCCGGTCTCATCTACGTCGTATACGGCGCCCTCGTCCTGTGGGGCATGCGCGACTGGTGGCTGCGTACGCGGACACCCGCTCTGGAAGGAGCCACGGCATGA
- a CDS encoding AAA family ATPase produces MLCGRDILGARFVGDLMDIGTQGAQAPADLAWLRGVDAYTMGAYPQAEEEFRTAVRFDPGMADGWLGLHALRIDTTTALLRMYRHRERFGEQRSRHRRTLNSWYWLGWWVQPVLESPRDLLLAHASHWLDGRHVPELDRALAGLPPVDTDPQVRFLHACRSYLVKDWDQLVRNTEQLVDDPMLGIEAGLFGGMARVRMEMYGQAEPLLSAALMRCRSEQPQRKELRYWLARAHEGTGRSAAALPLYRAVHRVDPAFMDTSARLAAISEGDGYDESADLASVSLTGFGADATGAEPQPEADSPLGTELVEGREPWPDAEPVAAAPPPVEGVRHKAAGAPRATAFPAGPSDPVLLARALAELERMVGLEPVKRQVKALSAQLNMARLRAEQGLPVQPPKRHFVFSGPSGTGKTTVARILGRVFYALGLLGGDHLVEAQRADLVGEFLGQTAVKANELIDSALGGVLFVDEAYSLSNSGYSKGDAYGDEALQVLLKRAEDNRDHLVVILAGYPEGMDRLLATNPGLSSRFTSRVDFPSYRPLELTAIGGVLAAENGDVWDEESVDELRSISGHVVDQGWIDELGNGRFLRTLYEKSCAYRDLRLSGYAAMPTRDDLATLRLPDLMQAYGEVLSGRGPVDRGPQQEPGAG; encoded by the coding sequence ATGCTGTGCGGGCGGGACATCCTGGGGGCACGGTTTGTGGGGGACCTGATGGACATCGGCACGCAGGGCGCACAGGCCCCGGCCGACCTCGCCTGGCTGCGCGGCGTGGACGCCTACACCATGGGCGCGTATCCGCAGGCCGAGGAGGAGTTCAGAACCGCGGTGCGGTTCGATCCCGGCATGGCGGACGGCTGGCTCGGACTGCACGCGCTGCGCATCGACACCACCACGGCGCTGCTGCGCATGTACCGCCACCGCGAGCGTTTCGGCGAGCAGCGCTCCCGTCATCGCCGCACACTCAACTCCTGGTACTGGCTGGGCTGGTGGGTCCAGCCGGTGCTGGAGAGCCCGCGCGATCTGCTGCTCGCGCACGCCTCGCACTGGCTGGACGGCCGCCATGTGCCGGAGCTGGACCGGGCGCTGGCCGGGCTGCCCCCGGTCGACACGGACCCGCAGGTGCGGTTCCTGCACGCCTGCCGCTCCTATCTCGTCAAGGACTGGGACCAGCTCGTCCGCAACACCGAGCAGCTCGTCGACGATCCGATGCTCGGCATCGAGGCCGGACTCTTCGGCGGCATGGCGCGGGTACGCATGGAGATGTACGGACAGGCCGAACCGCTCCTCTCGGCCGCCCTGATGCGCTGCCGCAGCGAACAGCCGCAGCGCAAGGAGCTGCGCTACTGGCTGGCGAGGGCCCACGAGGGGACGGGGCGCAGCGCCGCCGCCCTGCCGCTCTACCGTGCGGTGCACCGCGTCGATCCGGCCTTCATGGACACCTCCGCCCGGCTCGCGGCGATCTCCGAGGGCGACGGGTACGACGAATCGGCGGATCTGGCCTCCGTGTCACTGACCGGGTTCGGCGCGGACGCCACCGGCGCGGAACCCCAGCCGGAGGCCGACTCCCCGCTCGGCACCGAGCTCGTGGAGGGCAGGGAGCCGTGGCCGGACGCGGAACCGGTGGCCGCCGCGCCACCGCCGGTCGAGGGCGTACGGCACAAGGCCGCGGGAGCGCCGAGGGCGACCGCGTTCCCCGCCGGGCCCAGTGATCCCGTGCTGCTGGCCCGCGCGCTGGCGGAACTGGAGCGCATGGTCGGCCTGGAACCGGTCAAACGCCAGGTCAAGGCCCTGTCCGCGCAGCTGAACATGGCGCGGCTGCGGGCCGAGCAGGGGCTGCCCGTCCAGCCCCCGAAGCGCCACTTCGTCTTCTCCGGCCCCTCCGGCACCGGCAAGACCACCGTGGCCCGCATTCTGGGCCGGGTCTTCTACGCGCTGGGCCTGCTCGGCGGCGACCATCTGGTCGAGGCCCAACGGGCCGACCTGGTCGGCGAGTTCCTGGGGCAGACGGCGGTCAAGGCCAATGAGCTGATCGACTCGGCGCTCGGCGGGGTGCTCTTCGTGGACGAGGCGTACAGCCTGTCCAACTCGGGCTACAGCAAGGGCGACGCGTACGGCGACGAGGCGCTTCAGGTTCTTCTGAAGCGGGCCGAGGACAACCGGGACCATCTCGTCGTCATCCTCGCGGGCTACCCGGAGGGCATGGACCGGCTGCTCGCCACCAATCCCGGGCTCTCCTCCCGCTTCACCAGCCGGGTGGACTTCCCGAGCTACCGCCCCCTGGAGCTCACCGCGATCGGCGGGGTGCTGGCCGCCGAGAACGGCGATGTGTGGGACGAGGAGTCGGTGGACGAGCTGCGCAGCATCAGCGGGCATGTCGTCGACCAGGGCTGGATCGACGAGCTGGGCAACGGCCGCTTCCTGCGGACGCTGTACGAGAAGAGCTGCGCGTACCGGGATCTGCGGCTGTCGGGGTACGCGGCCATGCCGACGCGTGACGATCTGGCGACGCTGCGGCTGCCCGATCTGATGCAGGCGTACGGAGAGGTGCTCTCGGGGCGGGGTCCGGTGGACCGGGGACCGCAGCAGGAGCCGGGGGCCGGCTGA
- a CDS encoding hemolysin family protein: MSLVQLLFAGLLVLANGFFVGAEFALVSVRRSQVEPLAASGSGRARQVLYGLENLPQMMAAAQFGITICSLTLGAVAEPTVAHLLEPVFHAARVPEGLIHPLGYALALVSVVFLHLVIGEMVPKNLAMAAPERTALWLSPGLVGFARLCRPVTSALGTCARLVLRLFRVEPKDEVEAVFTSEQLNRLVEDSGQAGLLEPEAQERLEDALGLGSRPVTDVLLERSSLVTVDPSVTPRRIEELTVRTGYSRFPVCAEGGGPFMGYLHVKDVLDLEDGDRAVPQQIWRPMATVRAELPLDDALTVMRRAATHLAQVADGSGRVLGLVAMEDVLEMLVGEVRDPAHRVSVPRRTVDVPAAQQGRKTLAGRT, encoded by the coding sequence ATGAGCCTGGTCCAGCTGCTGTTCGCCGGGCTCCTGGTGCTGGCGAACGGCTTCTTCGTCGGCGCCGAGTTCGCACTCGTCTCCGTACGCCGAAGCCAGGTCGAACCGCTCGCCGCGAGCGGATCGGGCCGGGCCCGCCAGGTCCTGTACGGACTGGAGAACCTGCCGCAGATGATGGCCGCCGCCCAGTTCGGCATCACCATCTGCTCACTCACCCTGGGTGCCGTCGCCGAGCCGACCGTGGCCCACCTCCTCGAACCCGTCTTCCACGCGGCGCGGGTCCCCGAGGGGCTCATCCATCCGCTCGGCTACGCCCTGGCCCTCGTCTCCGTGGTCTTCCTCCACCTCGTCATCGGCGAGATGGTCCCGAAGAACCTGGCGATGGCGGCTCCGGAGCGGACCGCCCTGTGGCTCAGCCCCGGACTGGTCGGCTTCGCCCGGCTCTGCCGCCCCGTCACCTCGGCACTGGGCACCTGTGCCCGGCTGGTGCTGCGGCTCTTCCGGGTCGAGCCGAAGGACGAGGTCGAGGCCGTCTTCACCAGCGAGCAGCTCAACCGGCTGGTGGAGGACTCCGGGCAGGCCGGACTGCTGGAGCCGGAGGCACAGGAACGGCTGGAGGACGCCCTCGGACTGGGCAGCCGGCCGGTCACCGATGTGCTCCTGGAGCGGTCGTCGCTGGTGACGGTGGACCCCTCCGTCACCCCGCGGCGCATCGAGGAGCTGACCGTGCGGACCGGATACTCGCGCTTCCCGGTCTGCGCGGAGGGCGGTGGCCCCTTCATGGGCTACCTGCACGTCAAGGACGTCCTCGATCTGGAGGACGGCGACCGAGCCGTCCCGCAGCAGATCTGGCGCCCCATGGCCACGGTGCGCGCCGAACTGCCGCTCGACGACGCCCTGACCGTGATGCGCCGCGCCGCGACCCATCTGGCCCAGGTGGCCGACGGGTCGGGCCGGGTGCTCGGCCTGGTCGCCATGGAGGACGTCCTGGAGATGCTCGTGGGAGAGGTCCGCGACCCGGCCCACCGCGTCTCGGTACCCCGCCGCACGGTGGACGTACCGGCCGCCCAGCAGGGACGGAAGACCCTGGCGGGACGGACCTGA
- a CDS encoding bifunctional 3,4-dihydroxy-2-butanone-4-phosphate synthase/GTP cyclohydrolase II, producing the protein MTAQPTWLHRDHAHLALDLALDPVEQAIRDIAAGRPVVVVDDEDRENEGDLVIAAEKATPEIVAFMMSECRGLICAPMESAELERLELPQMVDNNTESMKTAFTVSVDASAAHGVSTGISAADRATTLRMLAGGVAGPGDFVRPGHVFPLRARSGGVLVRNGHTEAAVDLARLAGLRPAGAIVEIAGEDGVMLRLPELVPFARKHGLTIISIEDLIAYRRSAEPAVRREAEVRLPTAFGEFTAYGYRSTVDGVEHVALVHGDIGDGEDVLVRIHSECLTGDIFASQRCDCGPQLHAAMRRITERGRGVVVYLRGHEGRGIGLLSKLRAYELQERGSDTLDANLELGLPADARDYAAGARILADLGVASLRLMTNNPDKTAAVVRHGLAVTGREPMPVQAGEHNLRYLRTKRDRMGHDLPWLDGATAPACGNQ; encoded by the coding sequence ATGACTGCCCAGCCCACCTGGTTGCACCGGGATCACGCCCATCTCGCCCTGGACCTCGCCCTGGACCCCGTCGAGCAGGCCATTCGCGACATCGCCGCGGGCCGGCCCGTCGTCGTCGTGGACGACGAGGACCGCGAGAACGAGGGCGACCTCGTCATCGCCGCCGAGAAGGCGACCCCCGAGATCGTCGCGTTCATGATGAGCGAATGCCGCGGTCTGATCTGCGCGCCGATGGAGAGCGCCGAGCTGGAACGGCTCGAACTGCCGCAGATGGTCGACAACAACACCGAGTCGATGAAGACCGCCTTCACCGTCTCCGTCGACGCCTCGGCCGCACACGGCGTGAGCACCGGCATCTCCGCCGCGGACCGCGCCACCACGCTGCGCATGCTGGCGGGCGGCGTGGCCGGCCCCGGCGACTTCGTCCGCCCCGGCCATGTCTTCCCGCTGCGGGCCCGCAGCGGCGGCGTCCTCGTCCGCAACGGCCACACCGAGGCCGCCGTCGACCTCGCCCGGCTCGCCGGGCTGCGGCCCGCCGGGGCGATCGTGGAGATCGCGGGCGAGGACGGCGTGATGCTGCGGCTGCCCGAACTCGTCCCCTTCGCCCGTAAGCACGGTCTGACGATCATCTCCATCGAGGACCTGATCGCCTACCGCCGCAGCGCCGAGCCTGCCGTCCGCCGCGAGGCCGAGGTCCGGCTGCCGACCGCGTTCGGCGAGTTCACCGCGTACGGCTACCGCTCCACCGTCGACGGCGTCGAGCACGTGGCGCTCGTCCACGGCGACATCGGCGACGGTGAGGACGTCCTCGTGAGGATCCACTCGGAGTGCCTGACCGGCGACATCTTCGCCTCCCAGCGCTGCGACTGCGGCCCTCAGCTGCACGCCGCCATGCGACGCATCACCGAGCGGGGCCGCGGCGTCGTCGTCTATCTGCGCGGTCACGAGGGCCGCGGCATCGGACTGCTCTCCAAGCTGCGCGCGTACGAACTCCAGGAACGCGGCTCCGACACCCTCGACGCCAATCTGGAACTCGGCCTGCCCGCCGACGCCCGCGACTACGCGGCGGGCGCCCGGATCCTCGCGGACCTCGGTGTCGCCAGTCTCCGGCTGATGACCAACAACCCCGACAAGACCGCCGCGGTCGTCCGCCACGGACTCGCCGTCACCGGCCGCGAGCCCATGCCCGTACAGGCCGGCGAGCACAATCTGAGGTACCTGCGCACCAAGCGCGACCGCATGGGCCACGACCTGCCGTGGCTCGACGGCGCCACCGCGCCGGCCTGCGGCAACCAGTAG